A portion of the Sulfuricurvum kujiense DSM 16994 genome contains these proteins:
- the mltG gene encoding endolytic transglycosylase MltG: protein MIISFMTYLFSTVTSPKIVYIPKGSVFKSISHLQNEGVNVYKIDAFILRLLGKPQQGWIDIKDENMTRIGYLYRLTTAKAVSRAVTLIPGETTEIFLQQLAKELSLDLNKLREAYDEHARLKEGNFVPETYSIPNEFSEEKLIVHLLNESDRIMKKIASENLLQPDSEKWLQIVTKASVIQKEASSVGDMPYVSSVIDNRIKKGMRLQMDGTLNYGEFSHQKVTARRIRTDTSPYNTYKNKGLPQYPVCNVSKEAIAAALHPAHTDYLYFVRGKDGEHVYSSYFSTHHKNIVNATK from the coding sequence ATGATTATATCTTTCATGACCTACCTGTTCTCCACCGTCACATCACCCAAAATCGTATATATTCCGAAAGGTTCCGTCTTTAAAAGTATATCACACCTCCAAAACGAAGGGGTCAACGTCTATAAAATCGATGCATTTATTTTACGTTTATTGGGCAAACCCCAACAGGGATGGATTGACATTAAAGACGAAAATATGACACGTATAGGGTATCTTTATCGGCTTACAACGGCAAAAGCGGTGAGCAGAGCCGTCACATTGATTCCGGGAGAGACTACGGAGATTTTTTTACAACAGCTCGCAAAAGAACTTTCATTAGACCTCAATAAACTTCGTGAAGCGTATGACGAACATGCCCGTTTGAAAGAGGGAAATTTTGTCCCTGAAACTTACAGCATTCCCAATGAATTCAGTGAAGAGAAACTGATCGTTCATCTCTTGAACGAATCTGATCGAATAATGAAAAAGATAGCTTCTGAGAATCTTTTACAACCCGATAGTGAAAAATGGTTACAAATCGTAACAAAAGCGTCCGTTATCCAAAAAGAAGCCTCATCTGTTGGCGATATGCCGTATGTGAGCTCCGTTATTGACAATCGGATCAAAAAAGGGATGAGACTCCAAATGGACGGTACGTTAAATTATGGAGAATTCTCACATCAAAAGGTTACGGCACGTCGTATAAGAACCGATACAAGCCCCTATAATACTTATAAAAACAAAGGTTTGCCTCAATATCCCGTATGCAATGTTTCCAAAGAAGCCATTGCGGCGGCACTCCATCCCGCACATACCGATTATCTTTATTTCGTACGAGGTAAGGATGGGGAGCATGTCTACAGTAGTTACTTTTCTACACACCATAAAAACATAGTAAATGCTACAAAATGA
- a CDS encoding AsmA-like C-terminal domain-containing protein translates to MKDIIITKIIPKTHKSILLFLVFTFFLGFFTFVALLEGFSIDHLKLGKVKVEKLYLKWDNSLQIKASKIDLSGLKNSDEPFTLKPLSKLPRYIRWTEKWVESIQIDIIKYDDNVASLFYRKGEVGTLSVGDESNRTQGTFELNERDFAVTLPSYALKNGIFSTKLHINLLNQHLNAAIMANFPQTPRLTLNISGDSDLLSFSLFADNSLTTLKPLIDFFNLDPEITPWIVDYAKASSLHLKRLHGTCHYDTPEELIETLTADATVIDASYTFAQGFEPIRSPQIDLNFRKGKLYIFPKNGTFYTLPTEQSHVIIDFMTPHTMLDAYIRTQHAKLNDPILSLLTFYDIHLPIKQQKGECAVDLNLSINLHSLDTTGKGEFIPTASEILLDKILLNTENGIVKVNRNHVTFENFIAHYGNDVAHANVTGEYDTKKERGVVSINAYAVSPVKGSLSLFDSKEPLRVAYVIAPDGDTLNVEKSHWNLLGEKLTIEGFRAPFDYHRAYTAINSVPFILSDSVKGKINAAFDGTKKLSDIKVRLNEFKLGEVKLNQSQFDVDLHYSDEMLKLRISSASAWSIHQLPLLVSPFSAILKNDLITFDQIETVLGDLFKGNFTGTYRMNTHKGTIRLSNMIPISPKLTPIIESKESINLIVDATSDPIQIDAPELKAHFSTISTGWKILLNDISLISKKSPILRRYNINNGYLNLYYTGESSRFLFNGEIDYLYPLMVVNNLPIEHYKFSGSHQNDVTQIRVNDRLTITHSPENIYIRANNTGLNMPVLFKFLSAHTEESDVSSSDDASKPINIHATNSYLYLMKDRKIVTDTLDATLNNDNFDASLQHMNGSATLKIRNNLFSINGKGFNDKFMEHLFALSDFSGGTFAFEAKGKTDSFDGLMRVENTILKDYKVLNNVLAFVNTVPSLATFSLPTYNSKGLPVNEGYAHFAYQKGIVSVDNFTLNSPEIKITGNAQANFNANQLDGVLTLKTDLGSKLGKVPMVGYILLGEDGSLSTTLTLSGKLDDPKISTAIAKEIVTAPFNILRRTLVYPFLWMLDDKNKK, encoded by the coding sequence ATGAAAGATATAATCATCACCAAAATCATTCCGAAAACCCATAAGAGTATTTTACTTTTTTTAGTTTTTACTTTTTTTCTCGGTTTTTTCACGTTTGTCGCTTTGCTTGAGGGATTTAGCATTGATCACCTGAAATTAGGTAAGGTCAAAGTTGAGAAATTATACCTAAAATGGGACAACTCCCTTCAGATAAAAGCATCAAAAATAGATTTAAGCGGCTTAAAAAACAGTGATGAGCCTTTTACGCTAAAACCCCTCTCTAAACTTCCCCGATACATACGCTGGACTGAAAAGTGGGTAGAATCCATTCAAATTGATATTATTAAGTATGACGACAACGTGGCTTCATTGTTTTATCGTAAAGGTGAAGTAGGTACACTATCCGTAGGAGATGAATCGAACCGTACACAAGGGACATTTGAGCTTAATGAGAGGGACTTTGCCGTCACTTTGCCCTCCTATGCATTGAAAAACGGTATTTTTTCAACCAAACTGCATATTAATCTTCTTAATCAGCATCTTAACGCCGCCATCATGGCGAATTTTCCACAAACACCTCGCTTAACACTCAATATTTCCGGAGATTCCGATTTGCTGAGTTTCTCCCTCTTCGCCGATAACTCGTTGACAACACTCAAGCCGTTAATCGATTTTTTCAATCTCGATCCCGAAATTACCCCATGGATTGTCGACTACGCAAAAGCCTCATCTCTACATCTAAAGCGATTACACGGGACATGCCATTATGATACCCCCGAAGAGCTTATAGAAACACTTACGGCGGATGCTACCGTCATTGATGCGTCATATACCTTTGCTCAAGGGTTTGAGCCTATTCGCTCCCCTCAAATCGATTTGAATTTTCGCAAAGGAAAACTTTATATCTTCCCTAAAAATGGGACGTTTTATACGCTTCCTACCGAACAGAGCCATGTAATCATCGATTTTATGACACCGCATACTATGCTGGATGCCTATATCCGGACACAGCATGCCAAACTCAATGATCCGATTTTATCTCTTTTGACATTTTACGATATCCATTTGCCGATCAAACAACAAAAAGGGGAATGTGCGGTAGATTTAAATCTCTCCATTAATCTCCATTCGCTGGATACGACCGGCAAAGGGGAATTCATCCCTACCGCTTCTGAAATCCTACTCGATAAAATCTTGCTCAACACCGAAAACGGGATCGTAAAAGTCAATCGAAATCATGTAACGTTTGAAAATTTTATCGCCCATTACGGCAATGACGTTGCCCATGCGAACGTCACCGGTGAGTACGATACCAAAAAAGAGAGAGGGGTCGTTTCCATTAATGCCTACGCAGTCTCACCCGTAAAAGGGAGCCTAAGCCTTTTTGATTCTAAAGAGCCGCTTCGTGTCGCCTATGTCATCGCCCCGGACGGCGATACTCTCAATGTAGAAAAATCTCACTGGAACCTTTTAGGAGAAAAATTAACGATTGAAGGGTTCCGTGCTCCGTTTGATTATCATCGTGCCTATACGGCAATCAATTCAGTCCCTTTTATCCTCTCCGATTCCGTTAAAGGAAAAATCAATGCCGCATTTGACGGTACAAAAAAACTATCCGACATTAAAGTCCGTCTGAATGAATTTAAACTTGGCGAAGTCAAGCTCAACCAATCCCAATTTGATGTAGATTTGCACTACAGTGACGAAATGCTGAAACTACGGATCAGCAGCGCTTCCGCATGGTCGATTCATCAGCTCCCTCTTCTCGTATCCCCCTTTAGTGCAATCCTTAAAAATGATCTTATAACATTTGATCAGATTGAAACTGTACTGGGTGATTTATTCAAAGGGAACTTTACGGGAACCTATCGCATGAATACCCATAAGGGGACAATCCGCCTGAGTAACATGATTCCTATTTCTCCTAAATTGACCCCGATCATAGAATCTAAAGAGTCGATCAATTTAATCGTTGACGCTACAAGCGATCCGATCCAAATCGATGCCCCCGAGCTAAAAGCCCATTTTTCGACCATATCAACCGGATGGAAAATTTTATTGAACGACATTTCTCTGATTTCCAAAAAATCCCCTATTTTACGACGCTACAATATCAATAACGGCTATTTGAATCTCTACTATACGGGAGAGAGTTCCCGCTTCCTTTTTAACGGAGAAATTGACTACCTCTATCCGCTCATGGTCGTCAACAATCTTCCGATAGAACATTACAAGTTTAGCGGCTCACATCAAAACGATGTCACACAAATCAGGGTTAACGACCGTTTAACGATTACCCATTCTCCCGAAAATATCTATATACGAGCTAACAATACCGGCCTGAACATGCCGGTTTTATTCAAATTTCTCTCTGCACACACCGAAGAGAGTGATGTATCATCATCTGACGATGCGTCAAAGCCCATCAATATTCATGCGACCAATTCCTATTTGTATCTCATGAAAGACAGAAAGATCGTGACCGATACGCTAGACGCGACACTCAACAACGATAATTTCGATGCATCGCTCCAGCATATGAACGGTTCGGCAACCCTCAAAATACGAAATAATCTTTTCTCAATCAACGGGAAAGGATTTAACGATAAGTTTATGGAACATCTTTTTGCCCTCAGCGATTTCAGCGGCGGAACCTTTGCTTTCGAAGCAAAAGGGAAAACCGATTCTTTTGACGGATTGATGAGAGTTGAAAATACCATTCTTAAAGATTATAAAGTCCTCAACAACGTACTGGCATTTGTAAATACCGTCCCATCCTTGGCAACATTTTCCCTTCCGACCTATAATTCCAAAGGGTTGCCGGTTAATGAAGGATATGCCCATTTCGCTTATCAAAAAGGGATCGTTTCCGTCGACAATTTCACCCTTAACTCGCCTGAAATCAAAATCACCGGTAACGCTCAGGCCAATTTTAATGCCAATCAGCTTGATGGGGTACTGACACTGAAAACCGATTTGGGATCGAAACTCGGCAAAGTGCCGATGGTAGGGTATATTCTTCTGGGGGAAGACGGCTCGCTCTCTACTACGCTGACGCTCAGCGGAAAACTCGATGATCCTAAAATCAGTACCGCTATCGCCAAAGAGATCGTCACCGCACCTTTTAATATCCTGCGAAGAACGTTGGTTTATCCGTTTTTATGGATGCTGGACGATAAAAATAAAAAATAA
- a CDS encoding ArsS family sensor histidine kinase has translation MSIFTKITVLFLISLALMVGIGYKIDTINTQKYESVVLQKYLLDGRKIFSWMATSTADELNDRFRSLNLVKISPVDSKLVMLRQSHTFGLLEILKADEGDYILHIRYFDDDIYLRDITLQRAQKEGWILNVLVIADIVVLAIIFFIILRMLSPLHSITASMRRFAQGEYRSRSPIHSRDEIGEVARSYNEMAQTIENLIRSRQELLRDVGHELRTPIARGMFALEQLEESNIRDSLKHSFKELEQLTQELLEIEKLQATDSIQSESFSAETLVMEALSKLYLIDESNIEVRIEENFSITGDLQYLSLALKNLLDNALKYADRLPIRLEAASKSINIYNHGDPLEKEFSYFLTPFTRQESSRTTDGFGLGLNIVSKIVAKHGFLLSYRYENEEHCFSITVQ, from the coding sequence ATGTCTATTTTTACAAAAATCACCGTATTATTTTTGATCAGTCTGGCTCTGATGGTCGGGATAGGGTACAAAATCGATACGATCAATACCCAAAAATACGAATCGGTCGTTCTACAAAAATATCTCCTTGACGGACGAAAAATATTTAGTTGGATGGCAACGTCAACCGCCGATGAGCTTAACGACAGATTTCGGAGCCTGAATTTGGTCAAGATATCTCCTGTGGATTCGAAACTGGTTATGTTGCGCCAATCGCACACCTTTGGATTATTGGAAATCCTAAAGGCGGATGAGGGGGATTATATTCTCCATATCCGCTACTTCGACGATGATATCTATTTGCGCGATATAACACTTCAGAGGGCTCAGAAAGAGGGGTGGATACTCAATGTCCTTGTTATCGCCGATATCGTTGTTTTGGCCATTATATTTTTTATCATCCTTCGAATGCTCTCACCACTCCATTCGATAACGGCGAGCATGCGCCGATTTGCGCAGGGAGAGTACCGCAGCCGCAGTCCGATACATTCGCGTGACGAGATAGGCGAAGTCGCACGCAGCTACAACGAGATGGCGCAAACGATAGAGAATCTGATACGGTCGCGTCAGGAACTTTTACGGGATGTGGGGCACGAGCTTAGAACCCCGATAGCGCGCGGAATGTTTGCGCTGGAACAGTTGGAGGAATCGAACATACGCGATTCGCTGAAACATTCGTTTAAAGAGCTTGAGCAACTGACTCAGGAGCTTTTAGAGATCGAAAAACTTCAGGCAACCGATTCGATCCAATCGGAGAGCTTCAGTGCCGAAACACTCGTTATGGAGGCCCTTTCAAAACTCTATCTGATCGATGAATCGAATATCGAGGTCCGTATCGAAGAGAATTTTTCGATAACGGGCGATTTGCAGTATTTATCGCTTGCGTTAAAAAATCTGCTCGATAATGCGCTGAAATACGCGGATCGGCTGCCGATACGGCTGGAAGCCGCGTCAAAGAGCATTAATATTTATAATCACGGAGATCCTTTGGAAAAAGAGTTCAGTTATTTTCTGACACCCTTTACCCGTCAGGAAAGTTCGCGCACGACCGATGGCTTCGGACTCGGACTAAATATTGTCAGTAAAATTGTTGCCAAACACGGCTTTTTGCTCTCCTATCGATATGAAAATGAAGAGCACTGTTTTTCTATAACTGTTCAATAA
- a CDS encoding response regulator transcription factor → MSRKVLLIEDDLSLQELIISFLKSYGFETAGYADPKKALDRLLVEKEPFDIVVLDLMLPGMDGFDVAKMIKSQLDIPIIISSARTDIGNKIYGYDLGADDYLDKPYEPRELVLRIEAVLRRYGRKNELVVSDFTIDETNKTVMMEGYPIDLTRIEFDIFILLIKNRGKNLSRDQIIGSLGLEDEMKHRTVDMHISNIRLKIGDDAKEPRYIKSVWGIGYKFTG, encoded by the coding sequence TTGAGTAGAAAGGTATTGTTGATCGAAGACGATCTTTCGCTTCAGGAATTGATTATCTCTTTTTTGAAATCGTACGGATTTGAAACAGCCGGATATGCCGATCCGAAAAAAGCGCTTGATCGGCTGCTGGTGGAGAAAGAACCGTTTGACATCGTCGTATTGGATCTGATGCTGCCGGGGATGGACGGATTCGATGTGGCAAAGATGATTAAATCTCAGTTGGATATTCCCATCATTATCTCATCCGCCCGCACCGATATCGGAAACAAAATATACGGCTACGATTTAGGAGCCGATGATTATCTTGACAAGCCCTATGAGCCTCGCGAGCTTGTCCTTCGCATCGAGGCGGTATTGCGCCGCTACGGGCGTAAAAATGAGCTCGTCGTATCCGATTTTACGATTGACGAAACCAATAAGACAGTGATGATGGAGGGGTATCCGATCGACTTGACGCGGATCGAGTTCGATATATTTATACTTCTGATTAAAAATCGCGGTAAAAACCTCTCACGCGATCAGATCATCGGTTCTTTAGGGCTTGAAGATGAGATGAAGCATCGCACCGTCGATATGCACATCAGCAATATTCGCCTCAAAATCGGTGACGATGCCAAAGAGCCCCGCTATATCAAATCGGTATGGGGTATCGGCTATAAATTTACGGGGTAA